In Pseudomonas flavescens, the sequence CAGTGCGCTTCCGTTACCATCGGCACACTCAGTAGCGAGACGCGGCATGTATATCTATCGATTGGTTCTGATCCTGGTAGTGGGCATCTACCTGTTCTCGCCCGCCATCATGGACTGGTGGATCGACCCCAACGGCGCCTGGTACCGGCCTTACATGCTGTGGCTGATCCTCATCGTGGTGACCTTCATCCTGCAGAGCCAGCGCGATGCAGACGAGCTCTGACCTGATGCGGGGTTGCCCGCCCACCGCCGTTCACCTCTACTCGCAGAGCCAACGTGATGCCGACGAGCTTTAGCCTCAGCGGGTTGATGGCGGTCAGCGCCGCCTACCTGCTCGTGTTGTTCAGTGTCGCCTGGTGCGCCGACCGCGGCCTGATTCCGCGCCGGCTGATTCGTCACCCGCTGACCTATACCCTGTCGCTGGGCGTGTACGCCAGCGCCTGGGCCTTCTACGGCACCGTCGGCCTGGCCTACCAGTACGGCTACGGCTTCCTGGCCAGCTACCTGGGCGTGACCGGGGCATTCCTGCTGGCGCCGGTGCTGCTCTACCCCATCCTGCGCATCACCCGTACCTATCAGCTGTCGTCGCTGGCCGATCTGTTCGCGTTTCGCTTTCGCAGCACCTGGGCTGGCGCGCTGAGCACGCTGTGCATGCTGATCGCCGTGCTGCCGCTGCTGGCCCTGCAGATCCAGGCGGTCACCGATGCGATCGGCATCCTCACCCGGGAACCGGTGCAGCCACAGATCGCCCTGGCGTTCTGCGGCCTGTTCATCCTGGTCACCATCCTGTTCGGCGCCCGCCATCTGGCGACCCGGGAAAAGCACGAAGGCCTGGTGTTCGCCATCGCCTTCGAGTCGGTGGTCAAGCTGCTGGCCATGGGCGCCATCGGTCTGTATGCGCTGTACGCGGTATTCGACGGCCCGCGCGAGCTGGAGCAATGGCTGGTGCTCAACCAGGCGGCGCTGGCCAGCCTGCACACGCCGTTGCAGGAAGGCCCGTGGCGCACCCTGCTGCTGGTGTTCTTCGCCTCGGCCATCGTCATGCCGCACATGTACCACATGACCTTCACCGAGAACCTCAACCCGCGCGCCCTGGTCAGTGCCAGCTGGGGCCTGCCGCTGTTCCTGCTGCTGATGAGCCTGGCCGTGCCGCTGATTCTCTGGGCCAGCCTGCGCCTGGGCTCGACCACCAGCCCGGAGTACTTCACCCTCGGCCTGGGCATCGCCGTGGACAGCCCGACCCTGGCGCTGATCGCCTACATCGGCGGTCTGTCCGCCTCCAGCGGCCTGATCATCGTCACCACCCTGGCGCTGTCGGGCATGCTGCTCAACCACGTGGTGCTGCCGCTCTACCAGCCACCGGCCGAGGGCAATATCTACCGCTGGCTGAAATGGACGCGCCGCGCGCTGATCGTCGCCATCATCCTCGCCAGCTACGGCTTCTATAACCTGCTCGACGCCCAGCAGGATCTGGCCAACCTGGGCATCGTGTCCTTCGTCGCCACCCTGCAGTTCCTGCCCGGCGTGCTCTCGGTACTGTACTGGCCGACCGCCAACCGCCGCGGCTTCATCGCCGGTCTGCTGGCGGGCATCGGCGTGTGGTCGGTCAGCATGCTGATGCCGCTGCTGGGCACCCTGCCCGGCCTCTACGTGCCGATTCTGGACCTGGTCTACGTGCTGGATGACAGCAGCTGGCACATGGCGGCCATCGCCTCGCTGGCCACCAACGTGCTGGTGTTCACCCTGGTCTCGGTGTTCACCGACTCGAGCCCGGAAGAGGACAGCGCCGCGGAAGCCTGCGCCGTGGACAACGTGCGTCGCCCACAGCGCCGGGAGCTGCTGGCGCTGTCGCCCCAGGAATTCGCCACCCAGTTGGCCAAGCCGCTGGGTGCCAAGACCGCCCAGCGTGAAGTCGAACAGGCCCTGCGCGACCTGCATCTGCCTTTCGACGAAAGCCGCCCTTACGCGCTGCGCCGCTTGCGCGATCGCCTTGAAGCCAACCTGTCCGGGCTGATGGGACCGAGCGTGGCCCAGGACATCATCGAGTCCTTCCTGCCCTACAAGTCCGGTAGCGAAAGCTACGTGACCGAGGACATCCACTTCATCGAGAGCCGCCTCGAGGATTATCACTCGCGCCTCACCGGCCTCGCCGCGGAACTCGATGCCCTGCGCCGCTATCACCGCCAGACCCTGCAGGAACTGCCGATGGGCGTCTGCTCCCTGGCCAAGGATCACGAGATCCTGATGTGGAACAAGGCCATGGAAGAACTCACCGAAATTCCCGCACAGCGCATCGTCGGTTCTCGCCTGTCGACCCTTGGCGAGCCCTGGCGTGACCTGCTGCAACGCTTCATCGAGATTCCCGACGAACACCTGCACAAGCAGCGCCTGGCGCTGGACGGCCAGATCCGTTGGCTCAACCTGCACAAGGCGGCCATCGACGAGCCGCTGGCACCGGGTAACAGTGGCCTGGTCCTGCTGGTCGAGGACCTGACCGAAACCCAGATGCTCGAAGACAAGCTGGTGCACTCCGAGCGCCTGGCCAGTATCGGTCGCCTCGCCGCCGGCGTGGCCCATGAAATCGGCAACCCGATCACCGGCATCGCCTGCCTCGCGCAAAACCTGCGCGAAGAACGTGAAGGCGATGGCGAACTGACCGAAATCAGCGCGCAGATTCTCGAGCAGACCAAGCGGGTCACGCGCATCGTCCACTCGTTGATGAACTTCGCCCACTCGGGTAGCCATCAGCAAGCCGACGAGCCGGTCTGCCTGGCCGAAATCGCTCAGGAAGCCATTGGTCTGCTGGCGCTTAACCGGCGCAGTGTGGACGTGCAATTCTTCAACCTGTGCAAGCCCGATCATTGGGCACACGGTGATCCACAGCGCCTCGCCCAGGTGCTGATCAACCTGCTGAGCAACGCTCGCGACGCCTCGCCAGCTGGCGGTGCCATTCGCGTGCGCAGCGAAGCGTCGGAACACACCGTCGACCTGATCGTCGAGGACGAAGGCAGCGGGATTCCCAAGGGCGTGATGGACCGGCTGTTCGAGCCGTTCTTCACCACCAAGGACCCCGGCAAGGGAACCGGACTCGGCCTCGCGCTGGTCTATTCCATCGTGGAAGAGCATTATGGCCAGATAACAATCGACAGCCCGATCGACCCCGAGCAGCAACGTGGCACCCGCATCCGGGTAACGCTGCCGCGGCACATCGAGGCAATGCCACTGGCGACCTAAATTCCGAAGAACCGCATTCCTGGCGATGCGCGTGGCCCAGCTTGGCTACAGCACCGGGAAGCAGGTTCCGAGACCGTCGAGAGAATTCGATTAAATGCCTCATATCCTGATCGTCGAAGACGAAACCATCATCCGCTCTGCCCTGCGTCGCCTGCTCGAACGCAACCAGTACCAGGTCAGCGAGGCCGGTTCGGTACAGGAAGCCCAGGAGCGCTTCGACATCCCGGGGTTCGATCTGGTGGTCAGTGACCTGCGCCTGCCTGGCGCACCGGGCACCGAGTTGATCAAGCTCGCCCAGGGCGCTCCGGTGCTGATCATGACCAGCTATGCGAGCCTGCGCTCGGCGGTCGACTCGATGAAAATGGGCGCTGTCGATTACATCGCCAAACCCTTCGATCATGACGAGATGTTGCAAGCCGTGGCGCGCATCCTGCGTGATCGTCAGGCGGTACGCAGCCAGGCAGGGAACGCTCCGGCCGCAACACGCGGCGCGGAAAAGAGCGACAAGGCCGCCAATGGCGAAATCGGCATCATCGGCTCCAGCCCGGCGATGCTGGAGCTGTACAGCAAGATCCGCAAGGTCTCCCCCACCGACTCCAACGTGCTGGTGCAGGGCGAATCCGGTACCGGCAAGGAGCTGGTCGCCCGGGCGCTGCACAACCTGTCGAAGCGCGCCAAGGCCCCGCTGATTTCGGTCAACTGCGCGGCGATCCCGGAAACCCTCATCGAATCCGAGCTGTTCGGCCATGAAAAGGGCGCATTCACCGGTGCCAGCGCCAGCCGCGCCGGCCTGGTGGAGGCCGCCGACGGCGGTACCCTGTTTCTCGATGAAATCGGCGAACTGCCCCTGGAAGCCCAGGCGCGCCTGCTGCGCGTTCTGCAGGAAGGCGAGATACGTCGGGTCGGCTCGGTGCAGTCGCAGAAGGTCGACGTGCGCCTGATCGCGGCGACTCACCGCGACCTGAAAACCCTGTCGAAAACCGGCCAGTTCCGTGAAGACCTCTATTACCGGCTGCACGTCATCGCCCTGAAACTGCCGCCACTGCGCGAGCGCGGCAGCGATGTGCTGGAAATCGCCCGCGCCTTCCTGCTGCGCCAATCCACCCGCATGGGGCGCACCGACCTGCATTTCGGCCCCGACGCGGAACAGGCCATCCACCACTACAGCTGGCCGGGTAACGTGCGGGAACTGGAGAACGCCATCGAGCGCTCGGTGATCCTCTGCGACGGCAGCACCATCAATGCCGACCTGCTGGGTATCGACATCGAGCTGGAAGACCTCGACGACGATGCGTTCATGGGCCTGCCGCCACAGAGCGGAGCGGTCAATGGCACCAGCCAGGACCCCAGCGAGGATCTTTCGCTGGAAGACTACTTCCAGCACTTCGTACTCGAGCATCAGGACCACATGACCGAGACCGAACTGGCCCGCAAACTGGGCATCAGCCGCAAGTGCCTGTGGGAACGTCGCCAGCGCCTGGGCATTCCGCGGCGCAAGTCGAGCGTTACCAGCGAATAGCGTCTAGCTCGGCTGTTACCGCACCGAGCGAAGCACGTAACAAAGCCGGGGTTTACGGTAACGGAATCCCGGCTTTTTTTTGCCCTCGCAAAAGTCAAAAAACCTAAATTATTGTTTTTAAAGGAAAAATAAAAACTGGCACGCGGAATGCTTTATCTCTCGCACAACAACAATAACAAGCATGACCAACGACAATAAAAATAAGACGAAACGACTCCAGCACAATAAGAACAAGACGGCAGGAGACGCAGCTAACTGATTCTTTTGGAGAGGATTTCCTCATGGGGCCTTGCCCCGTAACCAGATAGAGAACAATAAAACTGTCGATAGACAGCACCGGTTCTGGTTGGGTCAGAGACCCGAGGTAGCGTCAGCATCCAAAGTAATCCGTTTGCTCTTGCTCCCGATACGGGAGGTTTTCCGGACGGCATGGATTCCGGAACGGGCGATCGAACAAGAACAACAAGCCCGCATAACAAGAAAAACGCATAGCAACATTTGTGGGGGAGCTTCGGCTCCCCCAGTAGCTTGTGCCCCGGCCTGCCCTCCCTCCCCCGCTTACACCCATCCGCGACTCAATGCTAGAATCCGCGCTATTTCTGCGCCTTTACATTATTCTGGCCATTCATTTCGTCATACAGTGCTCTCCATGCTGAAAAAGCTGTTCAAGTCCCTTCGTTCGCCGCTGCGCCGCGCTCACCAGCCTCACAGTACGCCGCACGTGCTGAACAACAACCAGCACCCGATCCAGCGTGGGCAGATAAGCCGCTACGCGATCAGCGTGGTCGAGCGTCTGCAGAATGCAGGCTACG encodes:
- a CDS encoding sensor histidine kinase, with product MPTSFSLSGLMAVSAAYLLVLFSVAWCADRGLIPRRLIRHPLTYTLSLGVYASAWAFYGTVGLAYQYGYGFLASYLGVTGAFLLAPVLLYPILRITRTYQLSSLADLFAFRFRSTWAGALSTLCMLIAVLPLLALQIQAVTDAIGILTREPVQPQIALAFCGLFILVTILFGARHLATREKHEGLVFAIAFESVVKLLAMGAIGLYALYAVFDGPRELEQWLVLNQAALASLHTPLQEGPWRTLLLVFFASAIVMPHMYHMTFTENLNPRALVSASWGLPLFLLLMSLAVPLILWASLRLGSTTSPEYFTLGLGIAVDSPTLALIAYIGGLSASSGLIIVTTLALSGMLLNHVVLPLYQPPAEGNIYRWLKWTRRALIVAIILASYGFYNLLDAQQDLANLGIVSFVATLQFLPGVLSVLYWPTANRRGFIAGLLAGIGVWSVSMLMPLLGTLPGLYVPILDLVYVLDDSSWHMAAIASLATNVLVFTLVSVFTDSSPEEDSAAEACAVDNVRRPQRRELLALSPQEFATQLAKPLGAKTAQREVEQALRDLHLPFDESRPYALRRLRDRLEANLSGLMGPSVAQDIIESFLPYKSGSESYVTEDIHFIESRLEDYHSRLTGLAAELDALRRYHRQTLQELPMGVCSLAKDHEILMWNKAMEELTEIPAQRIVGSRLSTLGEPWRDLLQRFIEIPDEHLHKQRLALDGQIRWLNLHKAAIDEPLAPGNSGLVLLVEDLTETQMLEDKLVHSERLASIGRLAAGVAHEIGNPITGIACLAQNLREEREGDGELTEISAQILEQTKRVTRIVHSLMNFAHSGSHQQADEPVCLAEIAQEAIGLLALNRRSVDVQFFNLCKPDHWAHGDPQRLAQVLINLLSNARDASPAGGAIRVRSEASEHTVDLIVEDEGSGIPKGVMDRLFEPFFTTKDPGKGTGLGLALVYSIVEEHYGQITIDSPIDPEQQRGTRIRVTLPRHIEAMPLAT
- a CDS encoding sigma-54-dependent transcriptional regulator, coding for MPHILIVEDETIIRSALRRLLERNQYQVSEAGSVQEAQERFDIPGFDLVVSDLRLPGAPGTELIKLAQGAPVLIMTSYASLRSAVDSMKMGAVDYIAKPFDHDEMLQAVARILRDRQAVRSQAGNAPAATRGAEKSDKAANGEIGIIGSSPAMLELYSKIRKVSPTDSNVLVQGESGTGKELVARALHNLSKRAKAPLISVNCAAIPETLIESELFGHEKGAFTGASASRAGLVEAADGGTLFLDEIGELPLEAQARLLRVLQEGEIRRVGSVQSQKVDVRLIAATHRDLKTLSKTGQFREDLYYRLHVIALKLPPLRERGSDVLEIARAFLLRQSTRMGRTDLHFGPDAEQAIHHYSWPGNVRELENAIERSVILCDGSTINADLLGIDIELEDLDDDAFMGLPPQSGAVNGTSQDPSEDLSLEDYFQHFVLEHQDHMTETELARKLGISRKCLWERRQRLGIPRRKSSVTSE